One genomic segment of Timaviella obliquedivisa GSE-PSE-MK23-08B includes these proteins:
- a CDS encoding glycosyltransferase — MKILVITPYVSSIYGGVATVVTEIVKELGALNVSVDLITTHANDSNTLDVPLDTWIYCSGYRVRYFASWNINDFIVSPSLIYWLFKHVAEYDLVHTHAIFAPLISAAQKVCQFRNVPYLATPHGMLEPWALGYKAWKKRIYYQFLENSTLNSAVAVQALTIAESNQLKALGFNHAVVVPNGICRRDFEHSSNPETFYQHFPRTRNKILILFLGRLDPKKGLDLLAPAFAKVHALFPLTHLVIAGPDSIGFLPTVEKYFTQVGCLDATTVTGMITGSLKSGALAAADLYVAPSYSEGFSVSVLEAMASGLPCVITTSCNFPEALIAHAAHVVDISADAITDALIHCLKYPDEAKAMGDRAQQLIIENYTWDKIAIRMIEVYQSILNCQPA, encoded by the coding sequence ATGAAAATTTTAGTCATCACGCCGTATGTTAGTTCGATTTACGGCGGAGTTGCCACAGTCGTAACCGAGATCGTAAAAGAGCTTGGTGCACTCAATGTCTCTGTAGATCTTATTACAACCCATGCAAATGACTCTAACACCTTAGACGTTCCTTTAGATACTTGGATTTATTGCTCTGGATATCGAGTTCGATATTTCGCAAGCTGGAATATAAATGATTTTATTGTTAGCCCTTCTCTAATCTATTGGTTGTTTAAACATGTAGCAGAATATGATCTAGTGCATACTCATGCCATTTTTGCACCTTTAATATCAGCGGCTCAGAAAGTCTGTCAGTTTCGTAATGTTCCATATCTAGCGACACCTCATGGGATGCTAGAGCCTTGGGCATTAGGCTACAAAGCTTGGAAGAAAAGAATCTACTATCAATTTTTGGAGAACTCAACTCTAAATAGTGCTGTTGCGGTTCAAGCGCTCACAATTGCGGAATCCAATCAGCTTAAGGCACTCGGATTTAACCATGCTGTTGTAGTCCCCAACGGTATTTGTCGTCGAGATTTTGAGCATTCGTCTAATCCAGAAACGTTCTACCAACATTTTCCTCGCACCCGTAATAAAATACTTATCCTTTTCCTAGGTCGCCTTGATCCTAAAAAAGGACTAGACCTACTCGCGCCTGCCTTTGCTAAAGTCCATGCTCTGTTTCCTCTAACTCACTTAGTTATCGCAGGTCCAGATAGCATAGGTTTTCTGCCCACAGTCGAAAAATACTTTACGCAGGTAGGATGCTTGGATGCAACTACCGTAACAGGCATGATTACAGGCTCGCTAAAATCAGGTGCACTTGCAGCTGCCGACTTATATGTTGCACCTTCTTATTCAGAAGGATTCAGTGTATCAGTTTTAGAAGCTATGGCATCAGGATTACCTTGTGTTATTACAACAAGTTGTAATTTTCCTGAAGCTTTAATTGCTCATGCTGCTCATGTTGTTGATATTAGCGCAGATGCGATCACCGACGCCCTCATCCACTGCCTCAAATATCCCGACGAAGCCAAAGCCATGGGCGATCGCGCCCAGCAACTCATTATAGAAAACTATACCTGGGACAAAATCGCAATCCGAATGATCGAAGTGTATCAATCAATCCTCAATTGCCAACCCGCATAA